In the Drosophila willistoni isolate 14030-0811.24 chromosome 3R, UCI_dwil_1.1, whole genome shotgun sequence genome, AAATGTCGCACGTTTTTCTTGGCGTCGCGACGCCAACGATACCGCCCACGATTTATTTTGCCCCTTTGCTAATTGccagacagatagacagaaaGCTGAATCAATGATTATTTGTAAGGGTATTTGAAAAAGGCAAGCAACAGGGCGCCGATCTGGGCAGTTGTTTTTCATTACTCGATatgcaaattgaaattcaatagaaaaatgcaaaaatttcgAATCTCTAAAGAATTGGGAACGGAATGAATTTGTCTGTTTAAGTGGCGTCTGAAAAGTGGCGCATGTTGGCATAAATCACAATCAATCGAATATCTTAATCTAACGAAATTGCTAATTTTTctatttcaaattgaaatcaaattttagATATGTAAGTGCAAATGACCGCAAACTGGAGGACAACTGCGGTAATGTTATCATTCGTTTGTCCATTTCCTATCAGAATGTAGATAATATAATCCAGTATCTGCCTAAAAGACAGTTTATCGTCCATTCTTATCCCCAATTTCACAGTTAATTATCAATCGAATGGATTGAACTACTTAACCAAAAGTAATgcttatatattttcaattgtCTACAGTGCAACTTCTTTATAATGAACCACTGGAATTAAAGAATAAAAGAATAAAGAATTCTTAATTGCTAATAATAAAATGTTCTTTTATCTATTCTGCGATTCCGTTTTTGCTATTCTAACAAAAGTTTACTATATTGAAGTATGACTGTATTTCTAGAAAAAGGGCAAAtcccaagaaacaaaaaggaaaaatcacAGATTctaaggaaaaaacaaaaattctcaTATTACTGATAATGTAAATCAACATTTCATTAATGCCTACTGCTTCATTGAGCTGTGCGATTATCGCAAAATAAAAGCCAGACAAACGTCGGATATTTCAAATaacaacattaacaaaaaaaaaaacgacaataaagaaaataaatgacTGACGTCCGTCGTGTTTtcataaataacaaaaatacataaatatatatatatatgtatatatatacatatgttgtatgtatatgtatttctgTCCAAAACAGAAGGAAATCATCAAAGAAAATTCATAGACATCGACTCTCGATGGATCGAGTGGAGTGAACTCGTGGCCGTCGCAAAATCTTCAAATAAAAAAGgccaaatttttttgaaaataaaaccagaaatttttcacatttttctaaatttctatatatacaaGATATGTATGTTTGCTCTGTCcaaaatgataatgatgatgatgatgatgataagcGTGTGGCCCCTGTGATgaggcggtggcggcggcTTTATAGCTTTTGctgatgaaattttttcgaaaaATTTTCTCCCTCAGTATTGAACGAAACGTGAACCAATTAACAGCGGGCAAGAGGCAACAGCATCACAATatcacaatttttgttgtttttttcttgttttttttttgtttttttttttttgacccaAACAAATATCTTTcataaataattcaaataatCCAGGCACAAACCAAGACCAACAAGTTGGACACAACGTGACGTGACTTGCCTACGAAGCTACAAAAGGCTATCAATCAAACGATCGAAACAATATacaataaatacaaaacaacaacaactacaacaacaaaaattataaaaaaaaaggaaagaaaattgATGCCGACGGACGACATCCACACACGAGTGTAAATCTTTTTTAGCATGAAAAAATTCTATAAAACTAACAGACACTGTGTGGTCGGTTATCATTCGTGTGagcagacgacgacggcgacgacatCATTCTGTTGATTTTTGATATTGAAGTTGAATTTTTTTCGTGATTTTGATTGATTGTGCTGCAGCAGCCCGAATCTGTTCAATACCCAGTCCCCCCTGCccccacacatacactcatacactcacacacacacacacacacacacgcacacacacaccgcaCATACACGCCCCCTAACGTGAGGCACCGCGCGTTCCACAGTCGCAACTCGAAACTGAGGTTGGACCTAAAGGATATCTTTGCGCGTGCTCTTGGTTTCAGTTCGCATTTGAACGCCTGCTGGTGCGGATTGTCTGCAACGCGCCAAAAAGAACTaaaattataacaaaatttatatataaaaataaaataaaacacaaaaaaaaacatctatATATACACGCCCATCAATAATATatagattaaaaaaaataaaaacacacgTGTCTCTTAACTCTGTGTGACAAGTCTGACAAGCCCCAAAAACTAGtgtaaagcaaaaacaaaaaaaaaaaacaaaaattgttaatcATTGAAAAACCAAACGCTGCATAATTAATTCGTCTGACCCTCAAGGTTCATGCATCgtcaataaataataaaataaatattatttgttatTGTGCCGGAGACTCGAACGTGTGTACTCTTCCTctcaacaataaaaaaaaaatctctcTCTTTAATTAatagaaagagagtgagagacaagcaaaaacaaatatatagaaagtaatattataataatcaaacaacaaccacagcaAAAATGAAGCTCTTTGCAGTATTCTTGACATGTAAgtattgccaaaaaaaaaaaaaataatgtaaagtTTAAAAGACAGAAAACTTTTTGCTAATGAAAGTGTTTAAATTCGTTAAATAATTCTATGTAGGAAAGGAATTTTTCCAAAAGCGATTTctaaaaaaatttctaaagTTACTTATGATAAATATTTAGTCAAGTAGTTTTGAATAATCcttgaataaatatttgaaaaatactACTTTATAGATAGAAACTGAATTCCTGAAACATTAAATTCGCATTTTTAGACAAGtgcaaaaactaaaaaaatttaGTGACTTTTTGGGAATTTTCTTAGAGTAACGTATTGTATACAACTTTCTTAATTGTTTACCAACTAATTGACTATAATAAAACTATATTACATAATTTCTTCTtcatcaatttaaaaaaattaaaaaagttttgcttTAACTCTACTGAAAAATGGTGTTTTGACAAAATTACAATTATAATGGTAAAATCAAGACGGTTTGCTAGGTAAGAAGGCAGCTCATTAACAAGTATAAAATATAACGATTTAAGATAAGTAAATAAGTAAATGAAAAGgatattcaaaattttaaaagtgaCACACTAGAATGCCGAATTTGGAAAACATTTGTAGAAAAACAAGTTCCaagcaataaataaatataattagaAATATTAAATTCCTTATGACAATaagcaattttttaataggTTTGAACAATTATGCCATTTTGCTTGCATATTAGCTAAGGTTCAGTTAGTAATCTCTCGTTTTATATGACACATTGAAATGAACACAAACATGAAATGAGTCATTTATTTACTTTGTTCTTGCTCTGTCTGTGTTATTGTTGCTGACCTATttgaatattaaaaacaataagTCATGGTATTAATACTTATGAATTGtggaaattttgaaaaatcgACAAGGTAGAATATCTCTTGATCAAGGATACTTGATATTGATTTCAGAGCAATGGAAATTTTTCTAAGAACCGAATCAGAGACAGACACAATACACCAACTGACAAATGCTTCATTAGATATTACAAACCCGTACCAAAGCAGCCCCGTCAGGCTAGACGCTCTGGCGTCTCAGAATGTGAATGGGCGGCATTCTTGGATTGTTTCTCTGAATTGGGTGATATCATGGGTGTTTGATTGAGTCCATTTAGTATGCACTACACAAGGtggatgatgataataatgattgTTTGCACACCCTTTGTAAATAACTAACATCGAACAAACTATTTTCTATTTATAGTAGCACTTTTCGCCCTAACAACTCTTGTGCAGGGCTTCAGCCTGCCAGATCCGAATGTTAAGTGCTCCATGGAGTGTGATACACAGGAGGATGCGGCAATTTGTGCCGCCGATGATAAGGGGACCACCAAGACTTATCGCAATGTTTGCATTATGAAGACAGAGAATTGCCTACAGAATGCAAGTAagtttcattctttttttttgtcagtaTTCACCTTTCTTTGCTATCCACTACTAATATAATCTACTTTTAGATTTCCAAAAGATCAGTGACAAGGAATGTCCGTAGAAATGACGAAAACATAATATTGAATTGGAAGTAGAATGAAACTTATCCTCATTCTCCCTCTTGCGTGGTATTTGTGTGTGATATTTTTAAGTTGTGCTCCAGcagaatacaaaaacaacacgCCTCTCTTTCCCTGCCCCAGCCCAAGACTCCAAACGCTTCCCTAGTCCCAAAATACCCCGCCCCTTAATGcataaataatgatattcgtATTCTATAATTATTcataattttacatatttttataaaataaaaaataaagtaatcTTATTCTACATACGCACTTGCAAAGCGCGTTCATCTATCCATCCATGATCTATTTTAAAACGATGACTTCATGTTACGTCGAACGAAATCAAAAACCGATCCGTAACCCGGAGTATCAGCTTCCACCTAATCTTTGGGGAATATTGTAGAAGAAATTAAGTCATCAACTGTAAATAGTTTGGTCAACTATTTGTTGATAATCCGTCCGGTCTCATCTGTTGTCAAGCATCACGTGTTGGAAATTCAGATTGCTTTCGTTGCGGAAACGAATCTCATCTAAAAGTTGAGAAATCAGTTTAAGGTCATTGAATTTATttagaaaattcaattaacttATATGATTATCAAAGATCATGATAACAAGTAATACAATTACACGAGTTCTTTATCTTAGAAGGACTGGTATTCGATTTTATATATCTAGTTATATTCAGTTTTTTACTAAATTTTGTTAGATCGAATCAGTTTGTAATTTAAGTTaagaacaataaaaaaaaaaaagcttcaAGACAGCTCAGTGATTTTCAAGATATTtctaaatatatacataggtatgtataaattgtttaaaaacgaaaagaatatttaaaaatgcgTTTTTTTATATCAGGAGATGCAAACTTTAATAAACATATGCAtataatgcaattaaaataagTATTAATTGTGAAGTATTAATATGGATATAACAAGCCGAATTTTCCTAAGTATTCGTATCCATACATCGGTTTGAGGTTGTAATTGATTTAGCCAAAACTCaccaaaaaattaatatcTCTGTAGTGCTGGCAGTGGCTATTGGCCAAGATTATTTCACTACATACGATCTAGTAATCATTACTAGAAGGATAATACGTGCAACACAAAATTAGATCGAATTGTCAATACTTAATTAGAGTTGATATATGTTAAAGTTGTCTAGAggttattttgaatttttcgcGCTTAGCTTGGATAATAAATAGTGGGAGAAAAGTAGCGGGAATCGGAGCAAAGCTATCGCAATCGACATTATCGAAGCAAAGCTATCGATATTGTCGAAGCAAAGCTATCGATATTGTCAGAGCAAAGCTATCGATATTATTAGAGCCAACCTATCGTAATCGGCATTATCGGGGCAAACCTATCGATAGTCCCAATCGAAGGCCATAAATGCccataaatgaaatattttcgCCAACTGGCCACTCTGTTTTATCCCCCCACCGCCACCCGCACTCAGCATTGTtttgtaaaagaaaaatatttgggaaaattttgtttaacgGAGTGCGCTTTTAAATGGTTTTTCCAAATCGTAGCCATTTTTTCATGTGCggaattaattaatttatatttatacaattCGCGGATACTCCTACGAGCACGGATTCgcgacaaaaaaaataacatcgatacttgtaaaaaaaagtggaaaaatgtttatttaaagTGAGTAATAAATTAAATCGGCATGGCTAATGTATTCCGACTAAAGTCGTGAATTTGCGCAGCTAAAAAACGTGTATGTGGGTGTTTGTGTGGTGCTTTTCCAGCCCTACcaattgtcaaaaaaaaaaaaaaacagagttATACACATcatgtgtctgtgtctgtgagcgactgaagaaatagaagaaaaacatAGGAATTGTGCAGCAAAAATTGAACAATTAGTTGGCTAAAATGCAGTAAAAGTGAATATCGTTGCGGTAATGCATCGGGAGAGGACCAAAATCAAGCAACGAGCCTGCAAGCGAAGAGAGCAAGAGCGGAACGCGACGTGTGTATGTAGAAAATTCCACAAAACCAGCAGCAGCCAGTGCcccttcttgttgttgcttttgtgaAGAAGGCGTGCGTtgctgtgtttgtgtgtgtgtatcagtgtgtgtgtgcccgCGTGTGAGTGTGCAgctcgtgtgtgtgtgagtgtcttgtgcaaatgtttataaataaaatattttataatattttacaAATGTGCATTGGTGCTTGTTGTTATTGGTGTCTGAAACAGATTTTTTAATGCGCCAGCACAGGCGTCGgcgacagcaacagcatcgTGGAATCCCAAAAGCAAGACAATAGGAAAGGGGAACATCAATAAGAGGCAGAGCAACGGGAACAGGAACAAGGTAAGGTGTCTGAAATTGTTATGAAAACTTtgagctctctctctctctctgtttttctctctcttttaacGCCCTTTTTAAGCGTCGCGCTGTCTGCTtcctgtatgtgtgtgaataaagatgctgtgtgtgtgtgtgggtgaaaGTGACAAAAAAGGATACAAAAATGTACTAACAACCGTTATGACTTTACCGAAACTTAAGCATTACGTAACAAATGTAAATAGAACGGTTTATAGTACGTACATGGGAGAATAAATTGTTTCGGTTGCATTACAATACATCAattcaatttgcatttataGAGCATCTTTTCCCTTGTTCCATTTTCCATTATGTCTTAAGGTCAACTTGTTTTCGGAATTTGTATTCATAacgaaagcaaaaacaaaaatatttaataacaaaaacagactacgcatattttgttgtttgtgtttaggtttttgttttttttttgttgttgtatgatttaataaaaacacGTTTTACAACTCTGAGGTGGAGCAGCAGTGGCTAAGGCTTCGACGAAGCGCAAttctattttgttgttgcggaATAGCAAACGAGGCTCcacacacaaccacacacactcacatctGTGTgtgatatatatttgtatacgcTACTCGCACCATGAATGACcacctacaacaacaacaaccaacaaaagGTAGCAACAATAATTAACGGCAATAAACGAAGCGTAGCCAGTGCCGTGTCTGTGGATTTCCGTTTGTAGTAATagtttgttgttgccattgttgttgttgtagttgtagtagcTGCTGGTCCGAGTTGTGCGTAGTcggcaaaaatatttgtatgaCGTCACATGGCTTGGCTCAAGCGCCACACGAAAACtgtctctcttgctctctttcGTTTTAGTCTGCCATACAGGGTGCTCCATTGTGTGCCTTATAGgggatgtatgtatgtacatattgtcGACTAtggtttaaaaattaatttttaaaataaatactttGACATATAAAATTGTCTAGAAATTGTTTTCTGTTATTACGAGCTCCTTTTGGGCTACGCCCATGCGCGTGGGCGTTGGTATGTTCTAGCGGCTTTGTGCATTTggcttgtgtgtgtgcgtgtgtgtgtgtgtgcttgtttGTGTATCTGTGTGAGGTCAGTATTGCGTGAACTTTTTCATTGgacttttttcttgtttttttgcgtttttcgcGTTGGTTCCGTTACTTTGGATTTGCAGCattcatttcgttttcattttgctGCTGTCATAACTTAATTATCTCTGTCATTTTCACTTTGCgctaattacattttttttttacttttagtCTGATTGGGTTTGCCAATTggaatttgtttatattcgaGAAAGTTAAAACCAAAGTCAGAATTTTTGAAGTTGTCAAAATAatgtttatttgtaattaGGTCGATAGGGTAAATATTCAACAtccaaattcaaaaaaaaggacaaagtTTTTTAGAAAAGAGAAATCCATATGTGTGTTTTGAAAAGTCATTTGTCAGTAGCAATGCAATGTGCTCCTTTTTTTGGGCACTTCTCATGGTAGACGTTGTAGGAGCTTGTCATAAAGACAAAACTTTGTCGGATTTTCAAAATCCACAACGCTGGATTTGTCCAATATGAATTGCATCTTTTTTACCCAGCCAACTATATAACTCTGTGAACTCTTCCTTGATTTGTTTCCATTCATCCCGTTGACTTGATTCTGTTGCCAAGTTGAAAGTATTCATGAGCTACATTTAATTATGCTTATCtttttaatcattttgttGGGGGGGCTgctatgtatgcatgtatgtgtgtatattgcTTGCACCTGCAGCTACCTCTTATCTATCTCATTTTGGCAATTATTCTGTTAGCTGCTCGTCGTTCGCATTCCAATTTTGTTAGTTCTCTTGTGCTTATCTCTCTAGCTTACTCCCTCTCTGAGTTGACATGGTGCAAATAAGttcataaatatgtatgtattttgtttcTCCATTGAATTGTTTACGTTATTTTTGCACTCTTTCGCAGCTAAAGAATATTTTTAGCTCACGTTGCGTACAGTGTttaaaaccaattttttttatgaagcAAATAAGCAAATTGGATATTTCTAAACAATTTTGATTGATCGATGGACTAATTTGTTTCTaatgtttattaaaattgttcaataaattttctaattttgaACCACGgtaaaataattttgtgtttattgttgttcttgtcgttgtttttctttttcaattccACAAATTCCTTGGGGTTTCAATTTCTCTATTCGCTAAAATGCAAACTCAAACTTTTGCTAATTATCCATGCAAAGTAAAAAATATCACGAACAAGAATTGCAACTGTAACAGACAAATGACACGAAGCAAAcgaaaccagagggccggggatAGCTTCGACCACGCCgaagtttctatacccttgcaaagtcagtttgaaaaaatgttttatttgaaAAGTCTTCGTGAAAGAGAAGCCTACAATCTTATGCTCGAGCGATCTGGGGATGTAGCATGATATTTTATAGTATGTTTATATGACAGCCATAAAATTCGTTTAAATTCGGCACCTTcattaatacatatatgtatattaaactgacaaataataatttttatgataatcgcttcaaaagtaacaagattattgatcaaagtcactgtttaccatcgattgtttctatgggagcaatatgatatagtcacccgatcttgataaaatttggcacattcattaaaagatatataaaactgACTAATGATTAATTTTAAAGCAATGGCGTCAAAAATCACGAAAATATTCATAAAAGTCACGGTTTTTGTCCTATCGTTTCTATGaaagctatatgatatggtcacctcaattaaatattgaatcaattttAGCAAAGTCTTTAATAGTTAAGttaactgagaaatataaatttaaatcgCGTAAAAAGTAATGAGGTTATtgacaaagtcactgttttcaaattatcgttcctatgggagctatatgatatagtcacccgatcttgatcaaatttgtgCACAGTCGTTTTTAGGTGTAGAatctcaccaatattaaatgtCACGACAATACCttaaaaaataacgaagttattgagaaaaatcacagttcgtgactttgccgtttgtatgggagctatacgatatagtgGTCCGGCTGAGTCCGAGCTCTTACCgtctaggaggagttcgcTTTGATTTATGTGGTCGAagatgctttcttctatgcTTTTCTGACCACACTtcttgaccaaaattaataaaacctttttgcaagggtataaaaattgaataaGAAAAAgttcaacaaaaaaacatgTGTGCATCATCAACAACATATTGACTTGGATTTTTATTCAAGCTCCATAATCTATTATAGAAAATTTGGTCAAAccacaaaaaggaaaaaataaacttGAGCAAAACTAAGCTAAaccaaaaatgttaaaatgaATTGGGCAACTTTGTCTCGTTTTGCTAATGGTTAATTATGCTTTGGCAATTAATACGCCTAATAAATAACTAGAGGAAGCGAGACGGATAAAGAGGATGGAGAGCTTTGAATCAACTCAATGCAACAAGTGTAAATTTATCGCAtgcgagagagaaagaagcCATAAATTGAAGCCGGTCTTAATGTTGGCTTACGCTCACGCTCACGCTCTCTCTTAACTTATTTGaagttattttgttttttctcgaTTTAGTTTGAAATCGGCAAGCAATGTTAAAGCACGCGACGACGCATCGTCGgaataattatattatatagacTCGAAAGCTTGCTACGCATGTGCAATCTGAGTCTTATTTccatttcgtttcgtttcgtgtGCCAAATAATTTTTGCATTGAGCAATTAATtggcaataaataaaatgcaaaaaaaaaatttatttaatgataCTTTGTGATGCAATTTaagcaaaagagagagagagagaaaaaaaacacacaaagaaaacaaataaaaagtgtGAATAACTTgtaatatataattaataaaaaatatgcaaaatacCTTTATGCCCGTAggaagtgtttttttttttgtttatggaAATCAGTTAATTAACATGCAGCAAGCTGACAAAAAGTTGCCAAAATGTAAACAATAAATTGTGAATTCATCTTTGCGAGAGCTTCCTGTAAACcgtgaaaaaataaacataataaataatatacaaaaccaaaaaaaaaaaacaaccgaATAGATTGTGTGTGATGTGATTTCGTTTGATGATTTCTTTGATGGCGCAATGACCCCTTACCTTACCGCACTCACCTTCTCTCCCTTTTGATCTTTGGTCTATTAATTATGggttttgatttcgttttcgAAATAATTAGCATGCAATTAGTGAAGATCAtcgaaaattattaaaaaaaaacattgttgATCAaggttttcttcttttatatagccattcaattttgttttttaacttGGAATAGTTGACTAAAACATTATATCGACTCTGAAATTCTTAATTCTGgaattgaaaagaaaagacaTTAATTAAAGCATAGGGAGATCTAGGCGGTGGAAATGTAAGACATTTTCtaccaaaagtatgcaataagttgaccaagaatttgatttttaaaacatatgtacatatatgaaagTTTTGGAAAATTCTGCGGAtgaaaaaaatctaaaatcaAGCAGCTTGTACGCACTTTGTATGGGTCAAGGCATAGGAAAAGTTATAaacttttttgcaaattttgaaTACTTCCCttccattgcatactttaaggagcTAATTTTCACCATTTCACAGTCCTTAATGCGCCCATGACTAAAgccaaatattatttttgattttaaagcTACATAGCCTCGATTGTTTTTAAAGGCTTCTATTATTTCAGGGTCTCATTTATTTTACCTTAGTAAAAAATAGTATTAACAATCTTTGCTATGTCAGGCTGAGATCTATTAACTATTTTACATTCATAGAAGGAAATGCAATGCGATAAATTTTAGATTCGTTTCCGtttatttaactttaattaGCTTGATTATTTCCCCCACCCTAAAAAG is a window encoding:
- the LOC6650592 gene encoding uncharacterized protein LOC6650592 → MKLFAVFLTLALFALTTLVQGFSLPDPNVKCSMECDTQEDAAICAADDKGTTKTYRNVCIMKTENCLQNANFQKISDKECP